One window of the Halictus rubicundus isolate RS-2024b chromosome 6, iyHalRubi1_principal, whole genome shotgun sequence genome contains the following:
- the LOC143355021 gene encoding uncharacterized protein LOC143355021, with the protein MTKNREQASTSTGVDPNLRAILDAMQKQNERHEKEMSEVQRQFVLLTKQADEENKKRIREIEILGKNLADLRMSVSIRTVTTDEFGSLITGDDGASTAIQQERAEQTTTTRTAPPIVTINNDVNDEASERTTDCTPTLRAKDAIRYIPTLNGDDDIGVEDFIKEVRSMRNMCTEKELLLKAIKVEKIIGKAAQGIRNLQIESFGELYEALRSNVATQVTTDEYSEQLREIKQGKEESVQNFNIRFRRVLNKLTYAITNEYPQPITRRIMMEATMKKVNRIYLKGLRREIGRTLLANEPQSLAETEKKAAEIERYLREEQNEWKRPAASRSERAVNTNRFANQQQPRRYDERRPTVRTIAQSAAANSFRRLERTPLAEHAAIKCFKCNRSGHIANQCPNGNFPPASQRNLPPRVNRVEIENGQEFESIQQQEDFLPPHSIHQEEDGYTSSTQEQE; encoded by the coding sequence ATGACAAAGAACAGAGAACAAGCTTCAACCTCTACAGGTGTAGACCCCAATCTAAGAGCAATCCTAGATGCTATGCAAAAGCAAAACGAACgacatgaaaaagaaatgtcGGAAGTTCAAAGGCAATTCGTGCTACTAACGAAACAAGctgacgaagaaaataaaaaacgtattaGGGAAATAGAGATCCTCGGCAAGAACCTCGCTGATCTACGGATGAGCGTAAGTATTAGAACAGTGACAACTGACGAGTTCGGATCCCTAATAACGGGCGACGATGGTGCAAGTACAGCCATACAACAAGAACGAGCTGAACAAACCACCACAACTCGAACAGCACCACCGATAGTCACAATCAATAATGATGTGAACGATGAAGCTTCTGAACGAACAACAGACTGTACTCCAACGCTACGAGCCAAGGATGCTATACGGTATATTCCAACGCTAAACGGAGATGACGATATTGGGgtagaagattttattaaagaagtacGTTCCATGCGCAACATGTGCACCGAAAAAGAATTGCTATTAAAAGCCATTAAAGTAGAGAAAATCATTGGGAAAGCGGCCCAAGGGATACGAAATTTACAAATAGAATCTTTTGGTGAACTATACGAAGCGTTACGATCAAACGTGGCAACTCAGGTAACCACAGACGAATACAGCGAGCAACTGCGGGAAATCAagcaaggaaaagaagaaagtgTACAGAACTTTAACATCCGATTCAGACGCGTATTGAACAAGCTAACATATGCCATTACCAACGAATATCCGCAACCAATAACCAGGCGCATAATGATGGAAGCAACAATGAAGAAAGTGAATAGAATCTATCTGAAAGGACTCAGAAGAGAAATAGGACGAACGCTTTTGGCAAACGAACCTCAATCTTTAGCCGAAACCGAGAAGAAAGCAGCGGAAATCGAACGCTATCTACGAGAAGAGCAAAACGAATGGAAGCGACCAGCAGCATCACGATCGGAACGAGCAGTGAACACCAACCGCTTCGCTAATCAACAACAACCAAGACGCTACGACGAGCGACGACCTACGGTACGAACAATCGCGCAGTCAGCAGCAGCAAACAGCTTCAGGCGCCTCGAACGAACACCATTAGCTGAACACGCAGCAATAAAATGCTTCAAGTGCAATCGCTCGGGACACATAGCCAACCAGTGTCCGAATGGAAATTTTCCACCAGCCAGCCAGCGAAACCTACCACCACGGGTAAACAGAGTAGAGATCGAGAACGGCCAAGAATTCGAGTCAATACAACAACAGGAAGACTTCTTACCACCACATTCAATACATCAGGAGGAAGACGGATACACCTCATCGACACAGGAGcaggaataa
- the LOC143355022 gene encoding uncharacterized protein LOC143355022, translating to MERMINNRLLWWCETTGQIPITQSGFRKGRSATDNILNLTAHIRTGFARHQITTAAFLDVSAAYDNVLWNILMDKLAKLGVPINTLSFIANWSYCRFASSPSFEGMRAIYKGLPQGGVLSPLLYNLYVANIFKRVPKEVHISQYADDIALFSTNSALSVAKCSIEKALKEVNRNLTEIGLELSLQKTNLIVFNNSNLPSGRTLFRVGQFLIPDSHSTRFLGVHLDHRLSFESHITSLHKKCLSALNIIKFLRGVWWGAHPDTLILLYKALIRSRLDYAAHIYFPSNRTLIAKLESIQARAIKLSLGLRMSSPTSVVLAESGFTYLENRALYLGKSHLTKIISNANHISNRYIKELSDTIALLPSTIAKGKAKLLINCLIETLKVKDICYISDNFPCISTPYNTTTFQAACDLDIGHRLQSSPAPNLEFTDFIRNHYSNHLCIFTDGSKVEDGLSTGAAVVCPEKQMYIPFSINLSASVFTAECAAISQAINIFHDSDKPLIICSDSLSAIMSLDNPCINTKTNFHIVDIKQKSIELASLHQNDKFVVFIWIPSHCGIRGNEIADRLAKEATQITHSPLHKIPYTDFRERYKEEMWKDFTDKLISIFYSKGTLYWQKFFKSQKKPWYSGLDLSRELIVRFGRMRTNHVNTRESLARFNIVPDSICECSNPTQNIDHLLWECPLRSEGRTCNIPPGEIDTILKKLNIKALNIINHFCNNNKIHV from the coding sequence ATGGAGAGGATGATTAATAACAGGCTTCTATGGTGGTGCGAAACTACCGGTCAAATTCCCATCACTCAATCAGGATTTAGGAAAGGACGATCTGCCACCGATAACATCCTCAACCTCACTGCTCACATAAGAACAGGATTCGCTCGCCACCAAATTACCACTGCTGCATTCCTAGATGTTAGTGCAGCTTATGATAACGTGCTATGGAACATTTTAATGGATAAACTAGCGAAATTAGGTGTTCCAATCAATACTCTGAGCTTCATAGCAAATTGGTCCTATTGTCGATTCGCCAGCTCCCCAAGTTTCGAAGGAATGAGGGCTATTTACAAAGGACTTCCCCAAGGCGGAGTACTAAGCCCCTTGTTATACAATCTGTATGTGGCCAACATATTTAAAAGGGTTCCAAAGGAAGTCCACATTTCGCAGTATGCCGATGACATCGCCCTATTCTCAACTAACTCTGCTCTGTCTGTCGCCAAATGCTCCATTGAAAAGGCTCTAAAAGAGGTGAATCGTAATCTAACAGAAATAGGCCTTGAACTCTCCTTACAGAAAACCAACCTCATAGTATTCAACAATAGTAACTTGCCAAGTGGTCGTACCCTCTTTCGAGTAGGCCAGTTTTTGATTCCAGATTCTCATAGCACCAGGTTTTTGGGGGTACACCTAGATCACAGGTTATCCTTCGAATCTCACATTACATCACTTCACAAAAAATGCTTGTCCGCACTCAACATAATTAAATTTCTAAGAGGTGTCTGGTGGGGAGCCCATCCTGATACTCTCAtcctcttatataaggcccttaTCAGATCTAGACTTGATTATGCAGCTCACATCTACTTCCCAAGCAACCGAACGCTGATTGCCAAACTGGAATCTATTCAGGCTCGTGCCATCAAACTATCCCTTGGTCTCAGAATGTCCTCTCCAACAAGTGTCGTTCTTGCAGAATCTGGATTTACATATCTTGAGAATAGAGCTTTATACCTTGGAAAATCTCACTTAACAAAAATCATATCTAATGCCAATCATATCTCCAATAGATACATCAAAGAACTCTCTGATACTATCGCCTTGCTCCCTTCTACCATAGCCAAGGGGAAGGCCAAGCTCCTCATAAACTGCCTCATAGAAACGCTAAAAGTCAAGGATATTTGCTATATATCTGACAACTTCCCATGTATATCCACACCCTATAACACTACAACTTTTCAAGCAGCATGTGACCTTGACATAGGTCACAGGTTACAAAGTTCCCCAGCTCCCAACCTAGAATTCACAGATTTTATAAGAAACCACTATAGTAACCACCTCTGCATCTTTACGGATGGGTCCAAAGTGGAGGATGGACTATCTACAGGTGCAGCGGTTGTCTGTCCTGAGAAACAGATGTATATTCCCTTCAGTATAAATCTCTCAGCCTCAGTCTTCACTGCAGAATGCGCAGCTATATCACAGGCCATTAACATCTTTCATGATAGCGATAAGCCTCTAATAATTTGCTCTGATTCCCTCAGTGCAATAATGAGCCTCGACAATCCTTGTATTAACACCAAAACAAACTTCCACATAGTAGATATTAAACagaagagtatagaattggcCTCCTTACATCAAAATGACAAATTTGTAGTCTTTATCTGGATTCCTTCTCATTGTGGGATTCGTGGTAATGAAATAGCCGACCGACTTGCTAAAGAAGCCACCCAAATCACCCACTCTCCTCTCCACAAGATTCCCTATACTGACTTTAGAGAGAGGTACAAGGAAGAAATGTGGAAAGATTTCACGGACAAATTAATATCTATATTTTACAGTAAAGGAACGCTATACTGGcagaaatttttcaaatcgCAGAAAAAACCCTGGTACAGCGGACTCGACCTTTCCAGAGAATTAATAGTTAGATTTGGCAGGATGAGAACCAACCATGTCAACACGCGGGAATCACTTGCAAGGTTTAATATAGTTCCGGACTCCATATGTGAGTGCTCTAACCCGACACAAAATATAGACCACCTTTTATGGGAGTGTCCTCTGCGATCTGAAGGAAGAACTTGCAATATCCCTCCAGGAGAAATTGATACTATCTTGAAAAAACTAAATATTAAAGCCcttaatattattaatcatttttgtaacaaTAACAAGATTCATGTGTAA